The following nucleotide sequence is from bacterium.
TAAACCAAGAGCACTCTTTCCAAAGTGTTCTGCTACGGAGCGAAACAGAGGATCAACTGCTGGACGACATGAATTCTCAGGGGGATCTTGATTTACGTTCAAGACATATCTGGCTCCTGAACGCACTACCTGCATGTGATATTCTCCAGGAGCGATATACATAGTATTCGGCTCAAGGGGCATTCCCTCTGCGCCTTCAACGACCCTGATTTGACTACTCGTATTGAGTCGCTCTGCCAAGATTTTGGTAAATCCAGCTGGCATATGCTGAACACAGACAATCGGCACACCAAGATTCGCCGGAAGATGAGGAATAATTTGTGCTAAAGCATTTGGTCCACCCGTCGAAACCCCTATAGCGACAATATCAATTCCCGCCGACTTCTCTTCCTTCTTTACCGATCTCAGGGGCACCACTTTTTCGTTCTGGCTAATCTTGTATTGCTTCGCTGATACGTGCTCCTCAAGGCTTAAACAGAGTGATGTGATCTTTAATGCGAGCTGCTCTCTAAAAGCCTCTCGCTCACTATTCCACTGATTCCGCATCGGCTTCATTACATGATCAGCTGCTCCTGCTGCTATCGCATCTAGCAGCTGCCCTGTATTTCTTGCGCACCGTTCAGAAAAAATAATGATTGGAATATGTGCATCGACTTCACGTATTGACTGAATGGTTTGAAGTCCACTCATTTCAGGCATATCAAGATCGAGCAATACAACATCAGGATGCTCTATCGCTATTTTCTGTATCCCAATTTTTCCACTCTGAGCGGTTGATATG
It contains:
- the cheB gene encoding chemotaxis-specific protein-glutamate methyltransferase CheB — translated: MAKVRAILIDDEVHFRKEISNLFEENEHIDVISTAQSGKIGIQKIAIEHPDVVLLDLDMPEMSGLQTIQSIREVDAHIPIIIFSERCARNTGQLLDAIAAGAADHVMKPMRNQWNSEREAFREQLALKITSLCLSLEEHVSAKQYKISQNEKVVPLRSVKKEEKSAGIDIVAIGVSTGGPNALAQIIPHLPANLGVPIVCVQHMPAGFTKILAERLNTSSQIRVVEGAEGMPLEPNTMYIAPGEYHMQVVRSGARYVLNVNQDPPENSCRPAVDPLFRSVAEHFGKSALGLVLTGMGSDGLLGCKALKQKHGTILVQDKDTSVVWGMPGYVFQHGLAEDALPLQEIAAELIRRVQKAASRNMAEHRDVEGKK